The genomic region CAAATATCCTCTTCAGATGAGCTTCAATCAAATCTCAGGAAGACATTTGATTAAGACATTAAAAGCCTCATCATTAAACCCTATAAAACATCAAGGTCcttaaaacacaaattaacCTCAGCTGAAGTTCACGGTACTGTTGATGTAGTGATTGTGTTGAGCTGTTCACTTCCCTGAAATGGCTGATAAGAGAAAAACAATTCACTAATACATGAATGCAATGAAGACTTTATTAGATCTTATCTTATGCcaaaaataatgtacatttatatacagtaaattccAGTAAAGGTCATTGTGACTTCAGTGTTGATGATGATGTCTCTATTGATGTCTCCAGATTCACCATCATTTAATAACTGtcagtaaaataaaacacagagAGTAACATATATAGTACTGCTGACACATCTGTTCAGATGACTGATGAGTTCAAATgacattattaaattatattaaatgaaataatactTACAATAGTGTCTCCAGTTTATAATGTGGATCATCTTTTAAAGCAGAGACTCTTCACACTTGATTGTCGTAGTTTATTCCCAGACAGATTCAGTTCTCTGAGGTGtgagtttgatctcagagcttaagtcagagcagcacaaccttctcTTGTGATATTACAATCACTCAACCTGCAGAACAACGACACACTCTTTACCCTCTTCAGCAGGAACTACACAACCACAGAGAGACTGTGATATTAAATACTAAATCTTTGTgagtttattgtttttattactttttgatTAATTGTGTGTTTTCTATAACATATATATGGAACTGTATTTGTTCTTGCAGATGTCAGTGTGAAATTTCCGCTCCAGTTGGGGTAAGGAGAGCTTGCTCATTGCACCTCTCCCGGAGAACATTTGCTAGCACAGAGATCTTCACAAATTGTATCCATCTCGCAGCTATACCGCATAACGCCATTAACAAGGTGTTAACTCGGTAATGAGCTGTAGTACCATATTGCATCGAGTAATCTAGATTGCTAACGTTGGCGACTTCAGGTAAGTTTGAAGCTAtcaatagagtgcaacagtgttAAAGAGCACTGGAAGCACAATACTGTATTGTTCAGTGCTAACACGGTTAAGCACACATCCTGAGAAACAGCAAAAGATACACTGTGTTGTGTATGTTTGGGTGTAGCATGACTGCTGCCCCTTCCACTATAGCATGCAGTACAGCAATGTCTCTCTGCGCAGCAGTGGCAGCATTGAGTAAAGTAACAACAAACAAATTTGCTCTTTGTTTAGAACATGTCTAAAGTAACTGGGCATGCCTGTGTTCAATACCAGGCACCTATGCTGCCACAAGATGGCCATGATGTGCTAGAGGTTAATGCTTCTCTAAACTATTCTCTCTTTTCAGAGACCATGTCTGAACAAAGTGTTGATCAGCTTGAAGATTCAGAAGATGATTCTGACCCCTCAGAACCACACCCCTCAGTCACAGGACTTTAATCATTTGAGGGCTCTGATTGAGAGGGCAGCTTATGCTTTAAATATTCCTTCAGTCTCTAAAGTGTCCACAGCTCCATCTCTATTTGATGTGAACCAAACAATGCCATGAAAGGTTCTTGGCTGGGACCTGTTCTGCGGAGGCAACGGATCTTAACAGATGCCGCTTGACAGGTTGGGGAGCAGTACTCAATGGTGCATGGGCTTTGGAAACCTTCCTGGGCATCCCAGCACATCAATGTGCTGGAGCTGAAGGCCATTCACTTAGCCCTTGACATTCCTACTCTGCAATGTGGCATATCTTCCAGGATTGCAGAATGAAGCAGCCGATATGCTGTCATGGGGTCCTAGGCCAGGAGAGTGGCGTCTTCACCCAGATGTGGTGAAGATCATTTGGGATCATTTTGGAATGGCAGATGATGATCTTTTCACCTCTTAGGAGTCAACTCATTGCCCTTTTTTGAGAAGAGGCAGGCACTCCTGGGATATGACGCCCTATCAATGGCCTCAGGGTCtcctgtatgcatttccccccTTCGGGCTACTTCCTCCTCCAGAGGACACAGAATCAGTGAAAGTAATTCTTATAGCTCCATAGTGGCCCCACATGCCCTGGTTCTCAGACATACAACCTTTCCTGGTCGGTCTTCCACCTGGAGCTCCCACACAGGCAAGATCTTCTGTATTCAAAGCTTTCTGCAAGAATATTTGGATTTAGGGAAGTCACCAAATCATCCTTGCTATGCCCTGTGAGAGCGTTGTGGACCTACATTAGGCACACAAATAAAATCATAAGCACAGATGaattgtttgtctgttttaaGATGAGGAAGCTTGGCCAACCTCTGTCAAAGGCCAGGCGTTTTAATTGGATAGTTGATTCCATACAGCAGGCTTATGAAGGTGTAGGATTACCTACTCCTTCCCaccttcacacacactcatgcagtGTCTCCACCTCATAGGCCCTGTAGGGCATCCTTGGGTGAGATCTGTGCAGCAGCTTAATGGGCTGTTCAATTTTCCTTTACACTGAACTACAGGGTAAATGTGTCAGCTGGCACATCCTTTTCCAAGTCTGTGCTGGGAATAGCTAGGGAATGAGGCTTAGACCATTTCTATGGTGTACCTTCCAGTTGTCTGTACAACTGGAGAAAATGGTTACCCTGGTAGCATCTGGCACATGGTTCATTTAAATGATGAATATgtatatagttttattttactaatttATAAGCTTGCCCGCTGGcttgtaaatattttttgctCAGAAATGTGTTGGTGTGCaatctaatttatttaattgatgCACCTTCTCTTCTTGATGTGTTAAGGCTTCCCATACAGGGCCGTGCACAGACCTTTTGAGGGGCATGTGCTGAAACTGAAAAAGGGCACCCCCCCCtccaaataaataacacaaaacaaTACTTTCAaaaagctttatatttattcactatTAATGACAGTTATATAGATAATATATAGATATACAGGGTTTCAGGGCTTCTTTAAAACTAATTACAACAGCAATCTTCTGTGAGACATGTGCTTGAAGATGTTTATGACTTCACTGTGATCCACTGGCATGTCCCTCTCAACAAAcattaatacacacacattacattctgcatgttaaaatataaagaagcacAGTGACCTGAtgattctgtaatgttttttagttactacaacattactgtagtaaaaccatgttttaCTATGTTTATAGCCTACATGTGAAGACGAGCGGGGAGTATACAAtactagataaaaaaaaaatgatctagCGAGCAAATACATGCATATTAACATCGTAAACATTAACCATACTGTGTGACCATATAAGTTATGATATGATTAGCCTACGTTAAATTACAGTGAATTGAGTGTATCAGCAGATAGCCATCACAAATCAAAGAAGAAATTTCTTAGAAATATAGGCTATCGTACCTAGCTGACGAGGATCACTCAGTTGCTTTGTGTCAAACTCAAATGCAGTTACGTACATGTGCATATGCAATTTGTCCGTCATTAAAACGATGGTATCACATTAGGCTACGTCATCATAGGTTAACTTATGAGCGCTCAGTTTTTCCGGTTGTAAAATACgtttggccaaaatctcaattCATAAAAGATGTAGTACTACTATTTGGATATTGGTATTGGCTATGACTAACTTAGAtggcaaatgcataaaatatgaaactttatagACATACTAGTGTTTCTTTCGTAAAGACAACGTTGTACTTATtcaaaaaacaagatatttatttaCCATTGCAAGACATTCAGCTGCTCCGCTGTGGAACTTCAGTTCGCTGCACTCAGGGGGCGGAGttaagaggtttgactgacagtttgagcggAACCAAAACcattttgtcacaagctctttttaatacctttattaggctaaatatatttacaaatcagacagacagacatgaaGGGTGACCGATATCATTGATTTattgaagaaaataaataaataaaataaaacacctccaaaaaaagggcacttcggagtgtaaGGACAAAAAGGGCATGTGCACTGCACAGGTTGAGCCCTACCTGTGCACGTGCCTGTTCCCATACATATGTATTCTGGTGGAGAGATAGTCTCGATACGATAGAGAACGTAGGGTTACATTTTTAACTTTGATTCTCTGGGTGAGAGACTACCTCTCCACCTCACCGTCACTCAGAGACACATTTATTTACAAGAAGTAATGCGCTTTCATCATCCCTTTTATAGTGCATGATGAGTTTAATTAGTGTCTTACAGAGAATCCACATCACATGCCATGAGTGGAGTCATAGTTCCATACATATGTATTCTGGTGGAGAGATAGTCTCTCACTCAGAGAACCAAGGTTGCAGTATAACCTCAAGTTAATGTAAATCACTATGATTTGAACAACATAAGGagaataatcatttaaaataatttgattgtTTCAATTAAGATTATTGTATGATGTCTTACATcagtttctccagtttacagtcaGGATCCTTCAGTCCAGAAGAGAGCAGATTCACTCCTGAGTCTTGCAGTTTATTCCCAGTCAGATCCAGTTCTCTAAGTTGTGAggagtttgatctcagagctgaagtcagagcagcaaAACACAACGTCTCAACCTGCAGAACAAAGACACACTCTTTAATCTCTCAgttcattttacaaaatgtgcagagcggTGGGTCtccaggactggagttgagaaccactgatataaaatgcatataaacatcAGTCCTTACTCTATATCTCCCAATAACATGTCTTAGTAATATGATATATGATATCTAAATGCTTACTTTTATGATCAATGCTCtgtaatttaaaaacataatgcaatgcaatacaattaTGATtaagagatgaacaaataaactttCTTTAAAAGCCTAAtggatcatatttgatacatttgaacaagatttttcaaaaaaaaaaaaaaataaataaaaaatgcgtAGATAATCCCAATTAAACCCAAGTTGCTTCAGTTCAGAAAATgatcatcttgaaatattactaagaACATTAATGTTATTTACTTAAAGACTCCCTGTcatgaaaatcaagtttttaatgttgtttgtatGTCCATGTGgtatttttaatatgctttaagacaaacgcCGGTGTTTCTTACATCCCAAACTACCTTGTAATCAATCACGTCAATGTGTGgacgggctttagcatatcattaactatgcttTGAAGCAGGGGAGTCAAGAGAAGCCAGGTATAAAAACGTACGTTTGTTATTGTGAATAACAATTAAGATGAATAATGTAGGTAATACTTTTAGTGCTTAATTAGACAGTTTAAAAGTATAAATCagttttaatatttcaaaacgCTATTAATAACTAGCTTAAAGAAGAATTGctaaaaatagaacaaaaaaacTTGAAACTTGACTTGGACCCAAAGACTAGAGACTTGACTTGGCCTTGGCCTTTATGGACTTGTGAACATGTCTGGTGTTTACTTCAGTAATttgctaatttgcatattcatggttTCATGTATACTAAATAAAGCCAGGGTGTAGTTACATTCAAGGTATTTTAAGGTTCTGATAAATTTTTGGTTataaaagatgagttttaagggataaaattattgactacaggaggactttaataaaaatgaataaagatttcacagcaaaaagacacgTGAAAAGACAAGCTGAAGTGGGACGTTTTTACATTTATACTAAAAGGCACTTAACTTGCTAAAAAATCTATAAACTATCAACCAGACAACAGAAGGCAAGTAGATTGTGCACAACAAATTTGTGATTATGTTGATAATTTAGATCAAATATGATAGGGTAGGAACTGAagggttaaaataacattattctTGTTTCAGATAAGATTAATGTTTGATCTTACATCAGTTTATCCAGTTTACATTGAGGatccttcagtccatcagagagcAGCGTCAGACCTCCACCTCCTATTTTATTCCATGTCAGATTCAGTTCTCTGAGGTGtgagtttgatctcagagctgaagtaAGAGCAGCACAACATTCAGCTGTGATATCACAACTCCGCAACCTGCAAAACAACGACATAATCTCTCAGTTCAGCAGGAACTACACAAACACAGAGGGACTATGatattaaccctcaggggtctgaggatttttggggccctggagaagttttgacatgccctgacatttgtgcttttttcagttgttcataaacatattaatggtaaatgtgtcattacactgtattcagcacaaactaggctacaataatatgtgaggaacatgtatgtacatgtttgtgtttttgaaggaataacgtttatgcgtggttattgaaaaaacaaaaaacttaagtcactgaaataaggccaaaaaatatatatattaaaactgtgttcacaaggattttgggtattggaggttgtagactagagtttttgcttcagaatgaagaaaaattatccttcctactccttcatataaaacaatagagagatttaaattttctaagacacttttggtcaagaaacacagtatacatggaggcgtgaatcctcatgtataatgggtgattctcacctgagaagacaaaagaattgaataataatgacctgaaatgacttgcatattaatgaggcctttcagtcaggtaggctgtgaaaaaaccctctgtgatcatgctgataacaggattaaagtccactcaggacaaaaaaaaaacatgatttttgtgatctcatgcatgcacgtattattgcacatgatatgaagaaaattttgtataggcctatgttaaattacactaccagtcaaaagattgaacacattgccattataatgtttttaaaagaagtctcaagtctctaaccaaataatggttttctattttaatatactttaaaatataatgtatttctgtgatgcaaagcgtctgaacattcctacctctagggcatttcatataggctactatatttgttatattatatagcctaaatgttgatgtgcagttgacaaactatacatcattaaaaagatccaagactcaagcttcacattttgactcttaaaatcttatattgaccataatttcttaatatgattaaaagcatacacatttggagaaatattgatggattctcatatgtttatatcaattttctatacagaggagtaatatttattattctatatttattgtcatcattatgagcgctggatgctgtgtttctaattcatacttgagccggagggcgctctgccccttttgtccacaaatgcctcagtaaaagaagaggcaaatcatgtgacaatcaaggaactaacagaggcaagagatcgctaaatatggctattcaaaacacttttgaagacaataaatacacgattgagaagatgaatgcatgtattgactgaatttgcgtctgaatagcgctccctccgtgggcgtggccgcattagcggataatgagctgaatcacggacttctgacatggctctcttttcatacagattacataaacacagaaggtttgttttcgatttgacttatatgttttaaaacctgacatcttaacgtttttttagacataagtataatttttttgtcattagtattcactaagttacagttcatcttctaagaactatcagattggagttcattcagagggagacgagagatcacgcatcatgtttgttttctttattttacaaaaagcacaacattttgtttttactctgagtgtacacaaatgaaagaagatattccacagattaaaatggtgtataactcttaattgtatgtgcaacattgacggagtattttgagtctctttcacactgataagaaaaaaaccacggtggtatcgccggcgataccttcagacctcagagtgttaagtaTTAAATCAgtgattttttgtttgtttttttactttctgTTCACTTTTGCTTTATTCGTAAATCACTATGATTTGAACAacgtaaggagaataatccctTAAAACATGATTATTCTCGTTTCACTTAAGATTAATGTATGATCTTACGTGagtttctccagtttacagtgcggatccttcagtccatcagagagcAGCGTCAGACCTTTATCTCCTATTTTATTCTGAGACAGATCCAGTTTTCTGAGGTGtgagtttgatctcagagctgaagttaGAGCaacacaaccttcatctgtgatcTCACAATCTCTCAACCTGTAGAACAATGACACATACTTTCATGTTTTAGATCAGCAGGAACTACACAAGCACAGAAAGTATGGTCGGgtttccaccgaaattacccagaacaatttgtcccaggaactttattttcccccagacctgttgATGTCTGCGTTTTCATTGTGGTGTGGAGTACTGTGAAGTGTAGGCAAATTAGTCCGGTGATGTCGGACTGTGCACGAATTTCCAGTTCCCActggattttgtcctccataTATAAGgataataaagcctgaacctcatcggcgatccatctgtcatatttataaaactCCATTGCTGATTCAAATAGCAAAAAACTCTTACTGCACGTaccgcaacagacttttaaaaatgttgaaataaaattctgtgtggagtcaaccaatcaaaatgctatgtgaactcaaccaatcagcatgttcagtgcccaagtcccacccccaaaagttcctgaactttgaaaaaataTGACCTCACAAGCAGGAACTTTTTTGAGGGGGAAATATGTTCCCGGAACTTAatttagaccctggtcccaGCAGTCGAAACACACAGAGTACCATCCCACCCCTAGTTCCAGCTTATGATATTTAGTACTAAATCTGTGTgggtttaatgtttttttttatttatttaatatttgtttactTTTGCTTTATTGTGTGTTAATGTAAATCATTTGAACAACATAAGGAGATTAATCccttaaaataatttcattagTGTTTCAATAAAGATTATTGTATGATCTTACATCAGTTTCTCCAATTTACAGTTAGGatccttcagtccatcagaaagcAGCATCAGACCTCCATTTCCTATGCTATTCAAAGTCAGATCCAGTTCTCTGAGGTGtgagtttgatctcagagctgaagccagagcagcacaaccttcatctgtgatatCACAACTATACAACCTGCAGGACAACGACACAATCTCTCAGTTCAGTAAGAACTACACAACCACAGAGAGACTGAGATATTAAATACTAAATCTACGTGAGTTTAATGtcttttgttactttttatttactttagctttatttttatgttattgtaACTCACTATGATCCAAAAACATAAGAACAATAATCCCTTAAAACAATTCGTTTTTTTTCCAGTTAAAATTAatgtatgattttacctcagtATCTCCAGATTACAGTGAGGATCCTTCAGTCCAGCAGAGAGCAGCGTCAGACATTCATTTCCTATTTTATTATCAGTCAGATCCAGTTCTCTGAGGTGtgagtttgatctcagagctgaagccaaaGCAGCACAACCTACATCTGCGACACCACAACATCTCAACCTGCAGAACAATGACACTCACTTCAATCTCTCAGTTCAGCAAAAAGTACAAAACCACAGAGAGactgaaatattaaatacaaaatcaGTGTGGGTTTAATTTTTGTATTACTTTTTGTTAACTTTTGCTTTATTGTGTGTAATTGTAAATCACTAAAATccaaaaatgtataaacaaaaattaatttgattCTTTTTCCACTTAAGATTAATGTATGATCTTACCTcagtttctccagtttacaATGAGGatccttcagtccatcagagagcAGCCTCAGACCTCGACCTCCTATTTTGTTCACAGTTAGATCCAGTTCTCTGAGGTGTGattttgatctcagagctgaagtcagagcagcacaaccttcatctgtgatatTACAATCACTCAACCTGCAGAACAATGACAGACACTTTAATCTCATAGTTTAGCAGGAACTAAACAACCACAGAGAGACTGAGATATTAAATACTAAATCAGTGTgggtttaatgtttttattacattttgtttaCTTTTGCTTTATTGTGTGTTAATTGTAAATTAcgatcagaaaaaaatatatggataATCTCTTAAAATAGTATTATTCTAAATGTTCAAATTAAGACTAAGTTCAAGACAAAGATCAGTCCTCTGTTGATTGTCCTCAGACTTACTGAGCTGATCTGGAGACTTCAACTACAGGCAGGAGCTTCTGAAGTACTTCATCTGCGGACATTTGGTTTTGGCTTTTTCTTCTGCTTATGTATTTACACAAATGAAACTCATCCAAACACTCGGAAGTTAATAAAACAAAGACAACTGCTGACCACTGTGACGAGGACAATCTGGTGCTTGAAAGACCTCCAGATCTGAGATATTCCTGGATTTCATTTACTAGAGAATGATCACCCAGTTCATTTAAAGAGTGGAACAGACTGATCGATTTCTCTGGTGAGGGATTCATTCTTATTCTGGTTTTAATATATTCAATTGTTTTCTCTTCATTGTATGAAGAGCTGCCAGATGCTCCTGAATGCTCAGATGAACAAAGCAGAAGACTTTCCCCTGATACAAGCCCAACTCCTGtctgaagatctgagtgcacaATCCTGAGTACACTGATGCTTCTGTCTCATCAATGCCACACTCGTTCAGGTCTTCCTCATAGAAGATCAGGTTTCTTTTCACAAGCTGCTGGAATGCCAGTTTCCCCAGTTTGAGGATCATGTCTTCATCTTTCACTTTCTTCTCATAGTCCTTCTCAAGTTTGATGTTGGACTGAATGatcaggaagtgtgtgtacatttgagtgAGAGTCTTGGGGATCTCTCCATTCTCAGCTTTACTCAACATCTTCTCTAGAACAGtggctgagatccagcagaacactGGGATATGACACATGATGAAGAGGCTCCTTGAAGACTTTAGGTGTGTGATGATTTTATCGGCCAGACTCTGATCCCCgattct from Megalobrama amblycephala isolate DHTTF-2021 linkage group LG7, ASM1881202v1, whole genome shotgun sequence harbors:
- the LOC125271769 gene encoding ribonuclease inhibitor-like, which produces MNPSPEKSISLFHSLNELGDHSLVNEIQEYLRSGGLSSTRLSSSQWSAVVFVLLTSECLDEFHLCKYISRRKSQNQMSADEVLQKLLPVVEVSRSAQLSDCNITDEGCAALTSALRSKSHLRELDLTVNKIGGRGLRLLSDGLKDPHCKLEKLRLRCCGVADVGCAALASALRSNSHLRELDLTDNKIGNECLTLLSAGLKDPHCNLEILRLYSCDITDEGCAALASALRSNSHLRELDLTLNSIGNGGLMLLSDGLKDPNCKLEKLMLRDCEITDEGCVALTSALRSNSHLRKLDLSQNKIGDKGLTLLSDGLKDPHCKLEKLTLRSCDITAECCAALTSALRSNSHLRELNLTWNKIGGGGLTLLSDGLKDPQCKLDKLMLRRCVLLL